In Deinococcus sp. QL22, the following are encoded in one genomic region:
- a CDS encoding protease inhibitor I42 family protein, whose translation MKPLLAALSIFALTSPLLLAAAQPARAPAKATMTRTLDITANQTAPTLTVQAGDVLRFHLPTQAGTGYSWRAVEVEAQYLVLIDKTNTPPPARPAGSPPVVGGAGPTVTYVYYVKKALTQGTARFAIPVSFVETGPSGSSEPLLTFTLTSK comes from the coding sequence GTGAAACCTTTGCTGGCCGCGCTCTCTATTTTCGCCCTGACCTCTCCCCTGTTGCTGGCCGCTGCACAGCCCGCCCGCGCCCCTGCAAAGGCCACCATGACGCGTACCCTGGATATCACAGCCAACCAAACCGCTCCCACCCTGACCGTGCAGGCAGGCGACGTGCTGCGCTTTCATTTGCCCACCCAGGCGGGTACGGGCTATAGCTGGCGGGCTGTAGAAGTGGAAGCCCAGTATTTGGTGTTGATCGACAAAACCAACACGCCGCCCCCTGCCCGGCCTGCTGGTTCGCCTCCTGTGGTAGGCGGCGCTGGCCCCACCGTGACCTACGTGTACTACGTGAAAAAGGCGCTGACGCAGGGTACGGCCCGCTTCGCCATTCCGGTCAGCTTTGTAGAAACTGGCCCCAGTGGAAGTTCCGAACCGCTGCTGACGTTTACCCTGACTTCCAAGTAA
- a CDS encoding endonuclease/exonuclease/phosphatase family protein produces the protein MWRSRLAWFYLAVVALAWALGEWGAEASVPTLLLAYLPPVVWLLPAPLVLCWTLIRRDGRRRGWATAVLASALAAWGAGLLHSAFAPAPATSAAALRVVTFNTARGTRIAPDKMAANLRAMNADVLMLQETRFMDSDYRAALVAGLPDYALHSAGEVMTLISLKQSRLPVLKTQVFAAPGSNRQYLQTTLGWRGQRLRVVNVHLNTVLLSRALAGDWDSVGRTRDVRNQQVGLLEQIAAAESGPLLLAGDLNTPPRGRLYRRLIRAYGPDAHDQAGRGPGWTFPSLYLRIDHALARGLQPVRVQVLPDAGSDHLPLLVEYALTQTGE, from the coding sequence ATGTGGCGTTCCCGGTTGGCTTGGTTCTATCTGGCAGTGGTGGCCCTCGCCTGGGCTTTGGGCGAGTGGGGGGCCGAAGCCAGCGTGCCGACACTGTTGCTGGCATACCTTCCCCCGGTGGTCTGGCTGTTGCCTGCGCCATTGGTGCTGTGCTGGACACTTATTCGGCGGGATGGACGGCGGCGCGGGTGGGCGACTGCGGTGCTGGCAAGTGCGCTGGCCGCGTGGGGAGCGGGGCTGCTTCACAGTGCGTTTGCCCCCGCTCCGGCCACCTCAGCCGCTGCTCTGCGCGTCGTGACCTTCAACACAGCGCGGGGCACTCGAATCGCGCCCGACAAAATGGCCGCCAACCTGCGGGCCATGAATGCCGACGTGTTGATGCTGCAAGAAACCCGCTTCATGGATTCTGATTACCGCGCCGCACTGGTTGCGGGTTTGCCCGATTACGCATTGCATTCGGCAGGCGAAGTGATGACGCTGATCTCATTAAAACAGTCGCGCTTGCCCGTGCTGAAAACGCAGGTGTTCGCGGCTCCGGGCAGCAACCGCCAGTATTTGCAGACCACCCTCGGTTGGCGGGGCCAACGCCTGCGCGTGGTCAATGTCCATCTGAATACGGTGCTGCTGTCCCGCGCATTGGCGGGCGACTGGGACAGTGTGGGCCGCACCCGCGATGTGCGGAACCAACAGGTGGGACTGCTGGAGCAGATCGCCGCCGCAGAATCCGGGCCATTGCTGCTGGCAGGCGACCTGAACACCCCGCCGCGTGGCCGCCTCTACCGCCGCCTGATCCGCGCTTATGGCCCCGACGCCCACGATCAGGCCGGACGGGGGCCGGGGTGGACGTTCCCCAGCCTCTACTTACGAATAGATCACGCGCTGGCACGCGGGCTACAGCCTGTGCGGGTGCAGGTCTTACCCGACGCAGGCAGCGACCATTTGCCGCTGTTGGTGGAGTACGCGCTGACCCAAACCGGAGAGTAG
- a CDS encoding DUF4403 family protein, which translates to MSAAPAGAVSSLSLPITVPLAGVQGAANARVPAEFARVQQTQSFLNGLLSVELAGTVERAGHVSVKPAPEGDALIISVPIRAEFRATPSGIGSFLARDFGGAATVSLRVSPFVTPDWEAGAKISGDYAWTDPLSVELMQGVRVSVQSLVDGQVRAQLDRVAADVAKAVREGTNLRTRAGTLWARAQQPWTLPTSDPAYARVTPRRLSVSPFRFTPDALKLTVGAAFDLTAGLGRAPAVAAAPLPALTVAAPPTSGVQLSVPVRLPYAELSQAATRAAAAQVFPLPVPLSPKLRINRVTVQAKGSKLLVTAELTITALGLNVNATADISGTPVLDKTGRIVTLSGVTVQTRRNGVTGRVLGWLADSRAEAYLTRAARFDLGPRLDQARAEAQARLPYAPTLGIRLSGTVGPLKLTALTVAPDALTVTAAASGELTAGVDAGAIR; encoded by the coding sequence ATGAGTGCCGCCCCTGCAGGAGCCGTGTCCAGCCTGAGTTTGCCCATTACTGTGCCCCTGGCAGGCGTACAGGGCGCGGCCAATGCGCGGGTTCCTGCCGAGTTTGCGCGGGTGCAGCAGACCCAGAGTTTCCTGAACGGCCTGCTCAGCGTGGAGTTGGCGGGCACGGTTGAGCGGGCCGGACATGTCAGCGTCAAGCCCGCGCCGGAAGGAGATGCACTGATCATCAGCGTGCCGATTCGTGCCGAGTTCCGGGCCACCCCATCGGGCATCGGTTCCTTTCTGGCCCGCGATTTTGGCGGCGCGGCCACCGTCAGCCTGCGGGTGTCGCCCTTTGTGACGCCCGATTGGGAGGCGGGCGCAAAGATTTCGGGCGACTATGCCTGGACAGACCCGTTGAGCGTGGAACTGATGCAGGGCGTGAGGGTGAGCGTGCAAAGCCTGGTGGACGGGCAGGTGCGTGCCCAACTGGATAGGGTGGCGGCGGATGTCGCCAAAGCAGTACGCGAGGGCACGAATCTCCGCACGCGGGCCGGAACCCTGTGGGCGCGGGCGCAGCAACCGTGGACGTTGCCGACCTCTGACCCCGCCTATGCCCGTGTCACGCCGCGCCGCCTCAGCGTGTCGCCCTTCCGTTTCACCCCCGACGCCCTGAAACTGACGGTGGGGGCGGCCTTCGACCTGACCGCCGGGCTGGGCCGTGCGCCTGCTGTGGCTGCTGCGCCGTTGCCTGCGCTGACGGTGGCCGCGCCGCCCACGTCCGGCGTGCAACTGAGCGTGCCCGTGCGTCTGCCCTACGCCGAGTTGTCGCAGGCCGCCACCCGCGCCGCCGCCGCGCAAGTGTTCCCGTTACCCGTGCCCCTCAGTCCCAAACTGCGGATCAACCGCGTGACTGTGCAAGCTAAAGGCTCCAAGTTGCTCGTTACCGCCGAACTCACCATCACCGCGCTGGGCCTGAACGTGAACGCCACCGCCGATATTTCGGGTACACCTGTACTGGACAAGACGGGGCGAATCGTGACCCTCAGCGGCGTGACCGTGCAGACCCGCCGCAACGGAGTCACAGGCCGCGTGCTGGGCTGGCTGGCCGACAGCCGCGCCGAGGCGTATCTGACCCGCGCCGCCCGTTTCGATCTTGGCCCCCGGTTGGATCAGGCGCGTGCCGAGGCTCAGGCCCGCCTGCCCTATGCACCCACGCTGGGAATCCGCCTCAGTGGCACCGTTGGCCCGCTGAAGCTGACCGCGTTGACGGTTGCGCCCGACGCCCTGACCGTGACGGCGGCGGCATCGGGGGAACTGACGGCGGGCGTGGATGCGGGGGCGATCAGGTAA
- a CDS encoding secondary thiamine-phosphate synthase enzyme YjbQ: protein MWAQHELTLRPLRRGFHLITREVVAAVPELASVSTGLLHVFIQHTSASLTLNENASPDVRRDFERYFNHAVPDGWAEFEHTQEGPDDMAAHIKASLLGPSLTLPVRAGRLALGTWQGIYLCEHRDQGGSRKLVLTLQGE, encoded by the coding sequence ATGTGGGCACAACACGAACTGACGCTAAGGCCGCTGCGCCGGGGCTTTCACCTGATCACGCGGGAGGTGGTGGCCGCCGTGCCGGAACTGGCAAGCGTCAGCACGGGCCTGCTGCATGTCTTTATTCAGCACACGTCGGCCAGCCTGACTCTGAATGAGAATGCCAGCCCAGACGTGCGGCGCGACTTCGAGCGGTATTTCAATCATGCGGTTCCCGATGGCTGGGCCGAGTTTGAACACACTCAGGAAGGCCCAGACGACATGGCCGCGCACATCAAAGCCAGTTTGCTGGGGCCGTCCTTGACGCTGCCTGTGCGGGCGGGAAGGCTGGCCCTCGGCACCTGGCAGGGAATTTACCTGTGCGAGCACCGCGATCAGGGCGGAAGCAGAAAGCTGGTGCTGACGTTGCAGGGGGAGTGA
- a CDS encoding transposase: protein MLSVGATWFKRGSGQQFEIPTRWGSSGRINLIGTYSLHACEEVLEVRELEGSCNGDQVIAYLNTLASVCDPNQLTVVVLDNAPFHRSAKLREQRASWEQQGLFLRYLPPYAPFLNLIEEVWRKLKGILMPRRCDNAVTELRAALMTGLKILGAKFI from the coding sequence ATGTTGTCGGTGGGGGCGACGTGGTTTAAGCGAGGTTCTGGGCAGCAGTTTGAAATCCCCACTCGGTGGGGATCCTCTGGACGAATCAACCTCATCGGCACCTACAGCCTGCACGCCTGCGAAGAAGTGCTGGAAGTTCGCGAACTGGAAGGCAGCTGCAACGGGGATCAGGTGATCGCATATCTGAATACCTTGGCCTCGGTTTGTGACCCGAACCAGCTCACGGTCGTCGTCCTGGACAACGCGCCCTTTCACAGGAGCGCGAAACTCAGGGAACAACGCGCGTCTTGGGAACAGCAGGGGCTGTTCCTTCGGTATCTTCCACCCTATGCGCCCTTTCTGAACCTCATTGAGGAGGTGTGGCGGAAGTTGAAGGGGATTCTGATGCCGCGTCGTTGTGACAACGCCGTGACTGAGCTCCGGGCCGCGCTCATGACTGGGCTCAAGATTCTTGGGGCAAAGTTTATCTAG
- a CDS encoding helix-turn-helix domain-containing protein, whose amino-acid sequence MARPARRIDISEDADELLRELEISPHTHPKVRLRASILRLHRQGWSIPQLSAHFGRNHQAIHHDFTRFEERGIPGLADECPPGQPSKVTPEMEQFLHKQLREQRFWNAPLLCEALAQQFGVGIRPRALANHLQRLGYRWKRARYSPAQTLDPEIIAPHQASLEILKRGHWTANSP is encoded by the coding sequence ATGGCTCGTCCTGCTCGCCGCATTGACATTTCCGAAGACGCTGATGAGCTGCTTCGGGAACTGGAGATCAGTCCACACACCCACCCGAAGGTTCGCCTGCGGGCCAGCATCCTTCGGCTGCATCGACAGGGCTGGAGCATTCCACAACTCTCCGCGCATTTTGGCCGGAACCATCAGGCCATCCACCATGATTTCACCCGTTTCGAGGAGCGCGGCATTCCCGGATTGGCCGATGAGTGTCCACCTGGACAGCCCTCGAAAGTGACGCCAGAGATGGAGCAGTTTCTTCACAAGCAACTGCGAGAACAGCGCTTCTGGAATGCTCCACTGCTGTGCGAGGCTCTCGCACAGCAGTTTGGGGTGGGAATTCGACCTCGTGCATTGGCCAATCACCTGCAACGTCTGGGATACCGCTGGAAACGCGCCCGATATTCACCCGCTCAGACGCTCGATCCTGAAATTATCGCACCACATCAGGCTTCTTTGGAGATCTTAAAAAGGGGGCACTGGACAGCAAACTCACCCTGA
- a CDS encoding diacylglycerol kinase family protein has protein sequence MTLHPVPHTVGVPAQPHQAQAQARAPSQAQSQSTEATLIYNTRAGSSERASPDHLVEELAAIGYRPIYRATASADDIAHALQGARGTIFVAGGDGTLRAVALHLLACPEEERAALKVGVIPMGTANNVARTLGVLGDPLEVIRAYAGAQAVPFDVGRVRGPWGHDLFLEACGCGLFADVMAEYGPDDGKSVLRAVQAMIRAMPGFAPPTVSLTLDGRAFPDDAYTILEVMNTSATGPTLRFSTHADPTEGTLDVIRVAHSDRESMLAYLTSLLTDTFEDRPSVQSHDARVTEISYVGQIFHVDGETRQADPGGRVRIEAWPGALQMLRPQRQP, from the coding sequence ATGACGCTGCACCCCGTTCCACACACCGTAGGCGTCCCTGCACAGCCCCACCAAGCACAGGCCCAGGCGAGGGCCCCATCTCAGGCACAGTCCCAGTCCACCGAAGCCACCCTGATCTACAACACGCGGGCAGGCAGCAGCGAACGGGCCAGCCCCGATCATCTGGTCGAAGAGTTGGCGGCTATCGGCTACCGCCCGATTTACCGCGCTACGGCCAGCGCCGACGACATTGCCCACGCCTTGCAGGGGGCACGTGGCACCATTTTCGTGGCGGGCGGAGACGGCACCTTGCGGGCGGTGGCCCTACATCTGCTGGCCTGCCCTGAAGAAGAGCGGGCGGCGCTGAAGGTGGGTGTAATACCGATGGGCACGGCCAACAATGTGGCCCGCACGCTGGGTGTGTTGGGCGACCCGTTAGAGGTGATCCGGGCTTATGCAGGCGCACAGGCCGTGCCCTTTGATGTAGGGCGGGTGCGCGGGCCCTGGGGCCATGACCTGTTTTTAGAAGCGTGTGGCTGCGGCCTGTTTGCCGACGTGATGGCCGAGTATGGCCCCGACGACGGCAAAAGCGTGCTGCGGGCGGTGCAGGCCATGATCCGGGCCATGCCGGGCTTCGCGCCGCCCACCGTGTCGCTGACCCTGGACGGGCGGGCCTTTCCCGACGACGCCTACACCATTCTGGAAGTTATGAACACCAGCGCCACTGGCCCCACGCTGCGTTTTTCTACGCACGCCGACCCCACCGAGGGCACGCTGGACGTGATCCGGGTGGCCCACTCTGACCGCGAAAGCATGTTGGCCTACCTGACCTCCCTGCTGACCGACACCTTCGAAGACCGCCCCAGTGTGCAAAGCCACGATGCGCGCGTGACCGAGATCAGTTATGTGGGCCAGATCTTTCATGTGGACGGCGAGACGCGGCAGGCAGACCCCGGTGGCAGGGTCAGGATAGAAGCGTGGCCGGGAGCCTTGCAAATGCTGCGGCCTCAGCGTCAGCCCTGA
- the hflX gene encoding GTPase HflX — protein sequence MDKVLGNTSGLRPAQLKSLSNLYRRRIEPGRVGSPELARNLAELAFDIRREVSVLIDRRGRVISVSVADAKAAELPELRMGENRLAGFHLLHAHPKGGGLSKGDLSTLFLKRLDAMSAIEVRAANGEGQPGLVHTAHLTPPGTVGEEEDWRILPPVPSFQIDEFDLGAQVSALEEEIARAARTRQATKDRERAILVQIDQGEFDADERLTELAELARTAGADVVHKELVFRRNLKPGTLVGAGKLEELTSRAYHLDAELLIFGQELGPAQAREIEAATGLKIVDRTQLILDIFALHAQGVESRLQVELAQLRYMKPRLLGAGAQLSRIGGGGGSAAGGAIGTRGPGETKLELDRRRINDRLSFLEKQLENVAMRREERRKQRSRNEVPVVSIVGYTNAGKSTLLNAFTHATDEPRRVLAENKLFATLRPTSRQGFIEGIGPVVLTDTVGFIRDLPKDLTRAFRSTLEEIGDADVLLHVLDAASPGADTRFDAVNRILEDLGFRDMPTVVALNKADATDEDTLRREQGRILDTVGEETPSIPTSALNNRGLNELREALADAINRVQREELAVREETRERAAEWQ from the coding sequence ATAGATAAAGTCCTAGGGAATACCTCCGGTCTGCGTCCTGCACAACTCAAGTCCCTCAGCAACCTGTACCGCCGCCGCATCGAGCCGGGGCGCGTGGGTTCGCCGGAACTGGCCCGCAATCTGGCCGAACTGGCCTTCGATATTCGCCGTGAAGTGAGCGTGCTCATTGACCGCCGGGGCCGTGTGATCAGCGTGTCGGTGGCCGATGCCAAAGCTGCCGAACTGCCCGAACTCCGGATGGGCGAGAACCGATTGGCCGGATTTCACCTGCTGCACGCGCACCCCAAAGGCGGCGGCCTCAGCAAAGGCGACCTCTCCACACTGTTCCTGAAGCGGCTGGACGCCATGAGCGCCATCGAGGTTCGCGCGGCCAACGGCGAGGGCCAGCCCGGACTCGTTCACACCGCGCACCTGACCCCGCCCGGCACGGTGGGCGAGGAAGAAGACTGGCGCATTTTGCCGCCTGTGCCGTCCTTTCAGATCGACGAGTTTGATCTGGGGGCGCAGGTGTCGGCGCTGGAAGAAGAAATTGCGCGGGCTGCCCGCACCCGGCAGGCCACCAAAGACCGCGAACGCGCCATTCTGGTACAGATTGATCAGGGTGAATTCGATGCCGACGAGCGCCTGACCGAACTGGCAGAACTGGCCCGCACCGCTGGCGCAGACGTGGTTCACAAAGAACTGGTGTTCCGGCGCAACCTGAAACCCGGCACGCTGGTGGGCGCAGGCAAGCTGGAAGAATTGACCAGCCGGGCCTACCATCTGGACGCCGAACTGCTGATTTTTGGGCAAGAACTGGGGCCAGCACAGGCCCGCGAAATCGAGGCCGCCACGGGCCTGAAGATCGTAGACCGCACACAACTGATCTTGGATATCTTCGCGCTGCACGCACAGGGCGTGGAATCGCGCCTGCAAGTGGAACTGGCGCAGCTCCGCTACATGAAGCCCCGACTGCTGGGTGCGGGCGCACAACTCTCGCGCATCGGCGGGGGCGGGGGCAGCGCGGCGGGTGGGGCCATCGGCACACGCGGCCCCGGCGAAACCAAGCTGGAGTTGGATCGCCGCCGGATCAACGACCGCCTGAGCTTCCTGGAGAAACAACTGGAAAACGTGGCCATGCGCCGCGAAGAACGCCGCAAGCAACGCTCGCGCAACGAAGTCCCGGTGGTCTCCATCGTGGGTTACACCAACGCAGGCAAATCGACGCTGCTGAACGCCTTCACGCACGCCACCGACGAACCGCGCCGCGTGCTGGCCGAGAACAAACTTTTTGCCACGCTGCGGCCCACCAGCCGTCAGGGCTTCATCGAGGGCATCGGGCCAGTGGTGCTGACCGACACGGTGGGCTTTATCCGCGACCTGCCCAAAGACCTGACGCGGGCCTTCCGGTCTACGCTGGAAGAAATTGGAGACGCCGACGTGCTGCTGCATGTGCTGGACGCCGCCAGCCCCGGCGCAGACACCCGCTTCGACGCCGTGAACCGCATTCTGGAAGACCTCGGCTTCCGCGATATGCCCACCGTCGTGGCCCTCAACAAAGCCGACGCCACCGACGAAGACACCCTGCGCCGCGAGCAGGGGCGGATTCTGGACACGGTGGGCGAAGAAACCCCCTCTATTCCCACCAGTGCCCTGAATAACCGGGGTCTGAACGAGTTGCGCGAAGCCCTCGCAGACGCGATCAACCGGGTGCAGCGCGAGGAATTGGCCGTGCGCGAGGAGACGCGGGAACGGGCGGCGGAATGGCAATAA
- a CDS encoding PHP domain-containing protein: protein MRRQMKIDLHMHTEVSHDCHTRLRDIPAWMMSSNTRTLAVTDHDQQRGGPQLAAIVADMGLSDRLNIIPGEEITTAEGELIGLFLSERIPPRLSPEDTVQAIHAQGGLVMLQHGFDPLKRYRLKPEATARIAESLDLVEVFNSRVSRPHWNRVAAQWAQERGLPMCAGSDAHTLQDIGEAWAEAPFRPVHTPADLLAALAEGTVGGRWTHPVQAYGIKQWRVLRGRLGRGKLRGDS from the coding sequence ATGAGACGACAGATGAAAATAGACCTGCACATGCACACCGAAGTCAGCCACGACTGCCATACCCGCCTGCGCGATATTCCGGCGTGGATGATGAGCAGCAACACGCGCACCCTTGCCGTCACCGACCACGACCAGCAGCGCGGCGGCCCACAGTTGGCAGCTATCGTGGCCGACATGGGCCTGTCTGACCGCCTGAATATCATCCCCGGAGAAGAAATTACGACTGCCGAGGGGGAACTGATCGGCCTGTTTCTGAGCGAGCGCATTCCGCCCCGGCTCTCGCCCGAAGACACGGTGCAGGCCATTCACGCTCAGGGCGGTCTGGTCATGCTTCAGCACGGCTTCGATCCCCTCAAACGCTACCGCCTGAAGCCCGAAGCCACCGCCCGGATTGCCGAGTCTCTAGACCTCGTAGAAGTCTTCAACTCGCGTGTGTCGCGGCCCCACTGGAACCGGGTGGCGGCGCAGTGGGCCCAGGAACGCGGCCTGCCCATGTGCGCGGGCAGCGACGCCCATACCCTGCAAGACATCGGGGAAGCGTGGGCAGAGGCTCCGTTCAGGCCGGTTCATACGCCCGCCGACCTGCTGGCCGCACTCGCTGAGGGCACAGTGGGCGGGCGCTGGACGCATCCGGTACAGGCTTACGGCATCAAGCAATGGCGGGTGCTGCGGGGACGACTGGGGCGAGGAAAACTGCGGGGAGACAGCTAG